A stretch of the Vibrio aquimaris genome encodes the following:
- a CDS encoding SDR family NAD(P)-dependent oxidoreductase codes for MTKTAVITGASRGIGNAISHYLAEQGHNLVLLAHNTDNLKKLSSELSIKFPVLSIRTFSIDFSQPEKVDASIQAILANLNSIDILVSSAGVLEAGHIDISTSQLINLVNVNLTSTMIVCNAVAQKMCNQKYGEIYNLGSTAGLSPVSKIAAYSATKSAIVSYSQSLYQELLPYNIKVCCLCPSVVDTDMTNDGRIDNALKVETEDITKAMDFIRQLSSGAAMSVLPIRCKVIDLER; via the coding sequence ATGACCAAAACAGCAGTCATCACAGGTGCTAGCCGTGGTATTGGGAACGCCATATCTCACTACCTTGCTGAGCAAGGCCATAATTTAGTGCTGCTCGCCCATAACACTGACAACCTGAAGAAACTCAGTTCTGAGCTCAGTATAAAGTTTCCCGTTCTCTCTATACGAACATTTAGCATAGATTTTTCTCAACCAGAAAAAGTAGACGCATCAATTCAAGCCATTTTAGCCAACCTGAATTCCATCGACATACTTGTCAGTAGTGCTGGTGTATTAGAAGCGGGTCACATTGATATTTCTACGTCTCAACTCATCAATCTAGTTAATGTTAATCTCACTTCGACCATGATTGTTTGTAATGCAGTGGCACAAAAAATGTGCAATCAAAAATATGGAGAAATATACAATCTTGGCTCAACAGCAGGTTTATCACCTGTATCGAAAATTGCGGCTTACTCAGCCACTAAGTCTGCAATAGTAAGCTATAGCCAATCTCTATATCAGGAACTTTTGCCCTATAATATAAAGGTATGTTGCTTGTGTCCGAGTGTCGTCGATACAGACATGACTAATGATGGGCGCATTGATAATGCGCTTAAAGTTGAAACAGAAGATATTACCAAAGCAATGGACTTTATTCGTCAGCTGTCTTCAGGAGCCGCAATGTCAGTTTTGCCTATACGGTGTAAAGTGATTGATTTGGAGAGATAG
- a CDS encoding nitroreductase family protein codes for MKNSFLLQLERRRSVYYLGNCVTLPKHYISDLVDRAIKLSPSAFNSQSTRVVVLFGNHHCKLWALVKHELSKVQTSDALDISLSKIDACFASGFGTVLFFEDIEVINQLQQSYPDDSDSMESWSEQANGMAQLSVWAALAAENIGASIQHYNPIIDQGVAQEWNIPSTWKMIAQLPFGTIEKCPEAKSIISDEERCIIYE; via the coding sequence ATGAAAAATTCATTTCTGCTCCAGCTCGAAAGGAGACGCTCTGTATACTACTTGGGCAACTGCGTCACTCTCCCTAAGCATTATATCTCCGATCTGGTTGATAGAGCGATTAAGTTGTCGCCGTCGGCATTTAATTCTCAAAGTACACGTGTTGTCGTTCTATTCGGTAATCACCACTGCAAACTTTGGGCTCTGGTTAAACATGAGTTAAGTAAGGTCCAGACGTCTGACGCATTAGATATAAGCCTGTCAAAAATTGATGCATGTTTTGCGTCTGGCTTTGGTACGGTTCTCTTTTTTGAAGATATTGAAGTGATTAACCAGCTACAGCAAAGCTACCCTGACGACTCTGATAGCATGGAAAGTTGGTCTGAACAGGCTAATGGTATGGCGCAGCTATCCGTTTGGGCAGCTTTAGCCGCCGAGAATATAGGAGCTTCTATCCAACATTACAACCCAATTATTGATCAGGGTGTAGCACAAGAGTGGAACATTCCTAGTACTTGGAAAATGATAGCTCAACTGCCTTTTGGCACCATAGAAAAGTGCCCTGAAGCGAAATCCATTATCAGTGACGAAGAGCGTTGCATTATTTATGAGTAG
- a CDS encoding LysR family transcriptional regulator, producing MPFTSPNMNYLRRVDLNHLVTLQALLSEKHISRAAIRLSKSQPAVSHSLAYLRKTFDDPLLIRRAGKLELTSKAEELLQPLEEALAQLTTLFEPPEFSPMLANRTFRIAMSDYGVRVLLPNLLSQIRAIAPNIKFIIKQGSREAMIASVVDGECDIAFGVFPDIDKELQKETLFEDEFVCVADKSTLPDCGYLSLSAWLSRFHLLIALKEGVDNEIDNSLNKIGHKRNISVILPHSSIAGELVRGTDLILTAAKRTLGTLEKQSELTLFRPPFHIDSFNFDAIWHKRKATDPSHIWLRKMIYHSLTVKVTPNSVCV from the coding sequence ATGCCGTTTACAAGCCCAAATATGAATTACCTAAGACGAGTTGACCTCAATCACTTAGTAACCTTACAGGCACTGCTGTCTGAAAAGCATATTTCTCGTGCTGCAATTCGGCTCAGCAAAAGTCAGCCTGCGGTTAGTCACTCTTTGGCCTATTTAAGAAAAACCTTTGATGACCCTCTTTTAATCCGTCGAGCGGGGAAACTGGAATTAACGTCGAAAGCCGAAGAGCTTCTCCAGCCTTTAGAAGAAGCTCTGGCTCAATTGACCACTTTGTTTGAACCACCAGAGTTTTCGCCAATGCTAGCCAATCGAACTTTCCGTATTGCGATGTCAGACTATGGTGTTAGGGTGCTTTTACCCAACTTATTGTCTCAAATACGGGCAATTGCTCCCAACATCAAATTTATAATAAAGCAGGGCAGTAGAGAGGCGATGATAGCCAGTGTTGTGGACGGTGAGTGCGATATCGCCTTTGGGGTCTTTCCAGATATAGATAAGGAACTTCAAAAAGAAACACTGTTTGAAGATGAGTTTGTTTGTGTTGCTGATAAGTCAACACTTCCTGATTGTGGCTATTTAAGCTTATCAGCTTGGTTGTCTCGTTTTCACCTTCTTATCGCTCTTAAAGAGGGTGTTGATAATGAAATTGATAATTCCCTAAATAAAATAGGGCATAAACGCAATATAAGTGTGATCCTTCCTCATTCTAGTATCGCCGGCGAGTTAGTGAGAGGTACGGACTTGATACTAACGGCAGCTAAGAGGACATTAGGAACACTGGAAAAGCAATCTGAATTGACTCTGTTTAGGCCGCCATTTCACATTGATTCGTTTAATTTTGATGCGATTTGGCACAAAAGAAAGGCAACGGACCCGAGTCATATTTGGCTTAGAAAAATGATTTATCATTCGCTGACGGTAAAGGTTACGCCTAATTCAGTGTGTGTGTGA
- a CDS encoding cysteine dioxygenase, translated as MTLPALALAALLDSDFRLSFASFIEQIQLVNKPLSLATIRFILENVDLQDDEVKSLASFDEDNYCRKRLFKNQHCEVLILSWLNGQRSKIHDHLNTACGVRVLKGEATETLFETAENGYIYAAQSTHHREGSVTVSMDNDIHQISNLQADDKPLVTLHVYSPPLSQFHLYQLEKGQPELLELQQDTWFYEI; from the coding sequence ATGACCTTACCAGCTCTAGCACTGGCTGCATTGCTTGATAGTGACTTTAGGCTCAGTTTTGCGTCTTTTATCGAACAGATTCAGTTAGTGAACAAACCGTTGTCGCTAGCAACAATTCGTTTCATATTAGAGAATGTCGATTTGCAAGATGATGAAGTAAAATCATTAGCAAGTTTTGATGAAGATAATTATTGTCGCAAGCGTTTATTTAAGAATCAGCACTGTGAAGTGTTGATCTTGAGCTGGCTCAATGGTCAAAGAAGTAAGATTCATGATCATCTCAATACAGCTTGTGGTGTTCGTGTGCTCAAGGGGGAGGCTACAGAAACCCTATTTGAAACGGCTGAGAATGGTTACATTTATGCGGCTCAATCAACACATCACCGAGAGGGAAGTGTGACAGTGAGTATGGATAATGACATTCATCAAATTTCCAACTTACAGGCAGATGATAAACCTTTGGTCACACTACATGTTTATTCACCTCCGCTAAGTCAGTTTCATTTATATCAACTTGAAAAAGGCCAACCTGAGCTACTTGAATTGCAGCAAGACACGTGGTTTTACGAGATCTAA
- a CDS encoding Gfo/Idh/MocA family protein, protein MSGHRVSWAIAGLGKIAHRFAEDLTKHVANGYLYAVASRSEKRSQMFAEHYDAKKAYASYQDLANDPNVDAVYIATIHPFHYDMAKLFLSAGKHVLVEKPAFTTVKDWDEMQSLASEKEVLLIEAMKSVTFPAYQSLRQFIKQNHVEIASIEAAFGNWHEFDTKQQIFNPDLCGGATLDVGVYPLWLYVDICHLTGSDVFPPKVNYWQDNTESEVDETIEFNFTQGIKGNIKASITRNLERRAIILGPDIKIIIHEKWWNPTKIDVFYKEEHTVISPAITGGGFEHEATHISELIINNETSSPLITAKTSRKVIDIMEQTLRSQGLGKLLARAD, encoded by the coding sequence ATGTCAGGACATAGAGTTAGCTGGGCGATTGCTGGACTGGGTAAAATAGCCCACAGATTTGCCGAGGATCTAACCAAGCATGTTGCAAATGGGTACTTATACGCGGTTGCTTCTCGATCAGAAAAACGATCGCAAATGTTTGCTGAACACTACGACGCAAAAAAAGCCTACGCCTCTTATCAAGATCTGGCAAACGATCCGAATGTTGACGCCGTTTACATAGCAACCATCCATCCATTTCATTATGACATGGCCAAGTTATTTTTAAGTGCTGGCAAACACGTCTTGGTGGAAAAGCCCGCTTTTACAACAGTAAAAGATTGGGATGAAATGCAGAGCCTAGCCTCTGAAAAGGAAGTGCTCTTAATAGAAGCTATGAAGTCAGTTACTTTCCCTGCGTATCAGAGTCTGCGTCAGTTTATCAAGCAAAACCACGTTGAAATCGCGTCGATTGAGGCAGCTTTCGGCAACTGGCACGAGTTTGATACCAAGCAACAAATATTCAATCCCGACTTGTGCGGCGGAGCCACTCTAGATGTAGGAGTATACCCATTGTGGTTATATGTTGACATATGTCACCTGACTGGTTCAGATGTTTTCCCTCCCAAAGTCAACTATTGGCAGGACAACACAGAATCTGAAGTCGATGAAACTATCGAGTTCAACTTTACACAAGGCATAAAGGGTAATATTAAAGCTTCAATTACTCGAAATTTAGAGCGCCGTGCCATTATACTAGGCCCAGACATAAAGATTATCATCCACGAAAAGTGGTGGAATCCAACCAAAATTGATGTGTTCTACAAAGAGGAGCACACAGTGATATCCCCTGCCATCACGGGAGGAGGTTTTGAACATGAAGCAACTCATATCTCAGAATTAATTATCAACAATGAAACTAGCTCGCCACTAATTACAGCTAAGACAAGCCGAAAAGTTATCGATATTATGGAACAAACTCTAAGAAGCCAAGGATTGGGAAAACTCTTAGCAAGAGCAGATTAA
- a CDS encoding ABC transporter transmembrane domain-containing protein, producing MTERRSLHILVELIQFIRPYRWKVSAALLALVMTACLTLSVGQGIRLLIDQGFAQQSGEALNVAIGFILLVTSLISLGTFFRFYLVSSVGERVSADIRLAVFNHVITLHPSYFETHGSGDIMARITTDTTLLQSIIGSSLSMAMRSALMCLGAIIMLFATNIKLTLIVLISVPVIILPILVYGKRVRKLSRQSQDSIADVGSYAGEAIEQIKTVQSYGRQNLESHAFAIEVEQAYDIGRRRVKQRAILISGVILIVFSAIAGMLWVGGNDVINGTISGGDLAAFVFYSVMVASSLANISEVMGELQRAVGATERLIELLQVESQITFPSKPSTDVACLSTELRFDDVTFSYPSRPEQPAIEKLTLTVKKGQVVALVGHSGAGKTTLFELLQRFYDPQYGSITLGGTDIRDLDLNALRQKMAIVPQQPALFSQDVFYNIRYGKPDASDEEVINAAKKAHAHNFILKLPDGYNSFLGERGVRLSGGQRQRLAIARAILKDPEILLLDEATSALDSESEHHIQQALDALMQNRTTVIIAHRLSTIQHADQIAVLEQGKLVDIADHKQLLNRCELYQRLVALQFNSVNESA from the coding sequence ATGACTGAACGGCGATCTCTGCATATATTGGTCGAGTTAATACAATTTATTCGTCCATACCGCTGGAAAGTTTCGGCTGCGTTGCTGGCTTTAGTCATGACCGCATGCCTAACATTATCTGTTGGCCAAGGAATTCGACTACTTATCGATCAAGGTTTTGCCCAGCAATCTGGAGAAGCACTCAATGTGGCCATCGGTTTTATTCTATTGGTCACATCATTGATTTCACTCGGCACATTCTTTCGTTTTTACCTAGTGTCTAGTGTAGGGGAGAGAGTGAGTGCAGACATACGTCTCGCGGTATTTAATCATGTTATAACACTGCATCCTAGTTACTTTGAAACTCACGGAAGCGGCGACATAATGGCCAGAATAACAACAGATACCACATTGCTGCAAAGTATCATTGGGTCATCACTTTCAATGGCTATGCGTAGTGCTCTGATGTGCTTAGGTGCCATTATTATGTTGTTTGCGACCAATATTAAGTTAACTCTGATTGTTCTGATTTCTGTCCCAGTTATCATTCTACCTATTCTTGTGTACGGTAAGCGAGTTAGAAAACTTTCTCGACAAAGTCAGGATTCTATTGCTGATGTCGGAAGCTATGCAGGTGAAGCAATAGAGCAGATTAAAACAGTTCAAAGTTATGGAAGGCAGAATTTAGAAAGTCATGCTTTCGCTATCGAAGTAGAACAAGCCTATGATATCGGTCGCCGCAGAGTGAAACAAAGGGCCATTCTTATCTCAGGTGTTATCTTAATTGTATTCAGTGCTATTGCAGGTATGTTATGGGTGGGTGGCAATGATGTGATCAATGGAACTATTTCAGGTGGAGACCTAGCAGCGTTTGTTTTCTATTCGGTTATGGTCGCATCATCGTTGGCAAATATATCTGAAGTGATGGGCGAGCTGCAAAGAGCCGTCGGAGCAACGGAGAGATTGATTGAACTTCTTCAAGTTGAGAGCCAAATTACCTTCCCGAGTAAACCTTCAACGGATGTAGCTTGCTTATCTACCGAGCTTAGATTTGATGATGTGACTTTTTCTTATCCATCGAGACCGGAACAACCTGCTATTGAAAAGCTGACGCTAACGGTAAAAAAAGGTCAAGTAGTTGCGCTAGTAGGGCATTCAGGGGCAGGAAAGACAACATTATTTGAATTATTACAGAGGTTCTATGATCCGCAGTATGGTTCAATAACACTTGGCGGTACCGATATTCGTGATTTGGATCTTAACGCTTTACGTCAAAAAATGGCGATTGTTCCTCAACAGCCCGCTTTGTTTAGTCAAGATGTATTTTATAACATTCGGTATGGTAAGCCGGATGCTTCGGATGAAGAAGTGATTAATGCAGCGAAAAAAGCGCATGCGCATAATTTTATCCTTAAATTACCTGATGGCTATAACAGCTTCCTTGGTGAGCGAGGCGTTCGTCTTTCTGGTGGGCAACGTCAGCGTCTCGCAATAGCACGAGCTATTCTTAAGGATCCAGAGATACTACTACTTGATGAAGCAACAAGTGCACTAGATAGTGAGAGTGAACACCATATTCAACAGGCGCTTGATGCTTTGATGCAAAATAGAACAACGGTCATTATTGCTCATCGACTATCGACTATTCAACATGCTGACCAGATAGCGGTTTTAGAGCAGGGTAAATTAGTCGATATTGCCGACCATAAGCAACTACTAAATCGCTGTGAGTTGTATCAGCGGCTGGTCGCCCTACAGTTTAATTCAGTCAATGAGTCGGCGTAG
- a CDS encoding YdcF family protein: MSFFILSLLLIFAFTAKALKWRKIFFVSLLMFSSLFLLTGIGIIPSYLLSTLQEQYQVKHKVKWSDNNAIVLLGAGTQFIDRSNNFEPTFFSFGRIHETVAQYYDCAEQDSICKIIISGGDAQGNGVTEADIYKKELLRLDIPVQDIILEADSVNTWKNAQFTSVLLNQQQTETVVLVSSGLHIKRSQLYFKHFGINTLPMRADYMDARVSTIPLWYNFAVTDFALHEYTGIARYHWYNFTGWNVTQEQPGDV, encoded by the coding sequence ATGAGTTTTTTTATTCTTTCTTTACTGCTAATATTTGCGTTTACAGCCAAAGCGTTAAAATGGAGAAAAATATTTTTTGTTTCATTACTGATGTTTTCTTCTCTATTTTTACTTACGGGAATAGGTATTATTCCTAGCTATTTACTGTCCACATTACAAGAACAGTATCAAGTAAAACATAAAGTGAAATGGTCAGACAATAATGCCATTGTTTTACTCGGTGCTGGTACACAATTTATTGATAGAAGCAATAACTTTGAGCCAACCTTCTTTTCCTTTGGACGAATACATGAAACGGTAGCACAATACTACGACTGCGCCGAACAAGATTCGATATGTAAGATCATCATTAGTGGTGGGGATGCACAAGGAAACGGTGTTACCGAAGCTGATATCTATAAAAAGGAACTATTAAGACTCGACATCCCTGTACAAGACATCATTTTGGAAGCGGACAGCGTCAACACTTGGAAAAATGCTCAGTTCACTTCAGTACTTCTTAACCAACAACAAACAGAAACTGTGGTGTTAGTCTCTTCTGGCTTACACATTAAACGAAGTCAGCTCTACTTTAAGCACTTCGGGATTAATACGTTGCCTATGAGGGCTGATTATATGGACGCAAGGGTTTCCACCATACCACTGTGGTACAACTTCGCGGTTACTGATTTTGCGCTACATGAATATACCGGTATAGCTCGTTACCATTGGTACAATTTCACGGGATGGAACGTCACTCAAGAGCAGCCAGGTGATGTATAG
- a CDS encoding M91 family zinc metallopeptidase: MRVLLTALLFFYSLNSLATLYYGPPDGKNIIDIGDSNGYLFKIEKGIYVQSSSQDYIANIASLLEQIKSTSTGRSLLNQVSHYHPLPLPNQLRALPYSREAAPESVLKNIHVVITEGTESKSFVTEPLIADASYMANQSNGLGVPARIYFNPNVEVVIPGSTETIRPSVALGHELVHARDYLSGGLPTGVRAVSHVAPIDGVDEQGVSFRQGERVEFQLARKEFEATGIAYRNKEAAAEIKKPTITRQRSIERRESYGDLWYQAKKQGQVSQADYKEVKTNLALLKKEKPVTEYHLAKELGVPTRDMYWPSSMLPYQHVDSPSLGSRSTSILSRRPGKVSALAERTHTTTSYLDNSDNPLVVMSSSVFGDHNTSPRLNRDAKNVLDIAQATDSDIVILEGDEFRSLSYGKKRFVRELQEKAIASAANNPNIEVKFVSIGTSEVIGEGLTKLSQASNIALFAPNNEINAIRLAEHISKQGTSLMVNHTGELASHARIHPFQLKQAWADLALQQDVTLLSEKPLPQLKKCWSL; encoded by the coding sequence ATGCGAGTGTTACTTACCGCGTTATTATTTTTTTATTCGCTTAATTCATTAGCTACATTATACTACGGTCCGCCAGATGGGAAAAATATAATCGATATTGGTGACTCTAATGGCTATCTATTTAAAATTGAAAAGGGTATCTATGTACAAAGTTCATCACAGGACTATATTGCTAATATAGCAAGCTTGCTTGAGCAGATTAAAAGCACTTCCACGGGCAGGTCTTTACTAAACCAGGTCTCACATTACCATCCGTTACCTTTACCAAACCAGCTAAGAGCCCTGCCATACTCTAGGGAAGCGGCTCCTGAAAGTGTGCTGAAGAATATCCATGTCGTGATAACGGAGGGAACCGAAAGTAAAAGCTTTGTTACTGAGCCTCTTATCGCGGATGCTTCTTATATGGCTAATCAATCAAATGGGCTTGGAGTGCCAGCGCGTATTTACTTTAATCCTAATGTAGAAGTTGTTATTCCTGGTTCGACAGAAACAATCAGGCCTTCTGTCGCGTTAGGCCATGAGCTGGTACATGCTCGAGATTACCTTTCCGGCGGTTTACCCACTGGAGTACGTGCTGTGTCACATGTTGCGCCTATCGATGGTGTAGATGAACAAGGGGTGAGTTTTAGGCAGGGTGAACGTGTTGAATTTCAGCTCGCACGTAAAGAATTTGAAGCGACAGGCATTGCTTATCGAAATAAGGAAGCAGCCGCAGAAATAAAAAAGCCTACTATTACACGTCAACGTTCAATAGAGCGCCGAGAAAGTTATGGTGACCTTTGGTATCAAGCCAAGAAGCAAGGACAAGTCTCACAAGCTGATTACAAAGAGGTAAAAACGAACCTTGCTCTACTGAAAAAGGAAAAACCTGTAACAGAATATCATTTGGCCAAGGAATTAGGAGTGCCTACTCGAGATATGTACTGGCCGAGTAGTATGCTTCCTTACCAGCATGTTGATTCGCCTAGCCTAGGTAGTCGCAGTACGTCTATACTTAGTCGACGCCCCGGAAAAGTCAGTGCGTTGGCCGAACGTACTCATACAACCACATCATATTTAGATAACTCTGATAACCCGTTAGTGGTAATGAGCTCGAGTGTGTTTGGAGACCACAACACTAGCCCTAGGCTCAACCGAGACGCAAAGAATGTCCTTGATATCGCCCAAGCGACAGACAGTGATATTGTAATTCTTGAAGGTGATGAGTTTAGAAGTCTCTCCTACGGTAAAAAAAGATTTGTGCGCGAACTTCAGGAAAAGGCGATTGCCAGTGCGGCGAACAACCCTAATATTGAGGTAAAGTTTGTATCGATTGGTACAAGTGAAGTTATAGGAGAAGGGCTCACAAAGCTCAGTCAAGCGAGCAATATTGCCTTATTTGCTCCGAATAACGAAATTAATGCGATTAGGCTGGCTGAGCATATTTCAAAGCAAGGCACTTCACTTATGGTTAATCATACCGGTGAGCTTGCGTCACATGCCAGAATACATCCTTTTCAATTAAAACAAGCATGGGCAGATCTTGCTTTGCAGCAGGATGTGACTCTTTTATCAGAAAAGCCGCTTCCTCAGTTGAAAAAATGCTGGAGTTTGTGA